The following proteins are encoded in a genomic region of Thermococcus henrietii:
- a CDS encoding deoxyribonuclease IV, translated as MFKVDRLRFGTAGIPLSTPKRSTIDGIIHVMNLGLDAMELEFVRGVNLKPELAKKIKYVAKKHDVLLTAHAPYYINLNASEKAKVEASKRRIIQSAERLYDAGGWSVVFHAGYYLKQDPAKVYNRIRDALKEIERELLDRGVKVWLRPELTGKPTQFGDLKEIVKLSEELETVLPTIDFAHAHARNRGKCNSAEEWREMLAFIEDRLGREALDNMHIHMSGIEYTEKGEKRHLPLQESDMRWEDLLRVLKEFRVKGVVISESPNIEEDALLMKKKYEEIKD; from the coding sequence ATGTTCAAAGTAGACAGGTTACGCTTCGGAACCGCTGGAATACCGCTCTCAACGCCGAAGCGCTCAACGATAGACGGCATAATCCACGTGATGAACCTCGGGTTAGATGCGATGGAGCTGGAGTTCGTCAGGGGGGTCAACCTCAAGCCGGAACTCGCGAAGAAAATCAAGTACGTCGCCAAAAAGCACGACGTCCTGCTCACGGCGCACGCTCCCTACTACATCAACCTCAACGCGAGCGAGAAGGCAAAGGTTGAGGCAAGCAAAAGGAGGATAATCCAGAGCGCCGAGAGGCTTTACGACGCCGGCGGCTGGAGCGTCGTCTTTCACGCGGGCTACTACCTCAAGCAGGACCCGGCGAAGGTCTACAACCGAATCAGGGATGCGCTGAAGGAGATTGAGAGGGAACTCCTGGACAGGGGCGTCAAGGTCTGGCTCAGGCCCGAGCTGACCGGAAAGCCGACCCAGTTCGGTGACCTGAAGGAGATAGTGAAGCTCAGCGAGGAGCTCGAGACGGTTCTCCCGACGATAGACTTCGCGCACGCTCACGCGAGGAACAGGGGCAAATGCAACTCCGCCGAGGAGTGGCGCGAGATGCTGGCCTTTATCGAAGACAGGCTTGGCAGAGAGGCTTTGGACAACATGCACATCCACATGAGCGGTATCGAGTACACTGAGAAGGGGGAGAAAAGGCACCTCCCGCTCCAGGAGAGCGATATGAGGTGGGAGGACCTGCTCAGGGTTCTAAAGGAGTTCCGCGTCAAGGGCGTCGTCATAAGCGAGAGCCCCAACATCGAGGAGGACGCGCTCCTGATGAAGAAGAAGTACGAGGAGATAAAGGATTAA
- a CDS encoding B12-binding domain-containing radical SAM protein: MNLTRIVLTADETLTSTYHDVPLLDFLGCAPYDKLPKCVFRVMDSQLPDRDGVLTQAPYGLRKVEAALLRDGFKRNEVVVAHPRKVEKFIGEDTTVVALYEMDPLGLGPVSMMFTNGGQWKNYTSVKFRELVERINAVRERRDLDFKLVVGGPGAWQLEFRREERERLGIDHVVIGEVDHIAGELFREIESGTADETVMVKGWPRVEQIPTIVAPSYKGLVEVMRGCGRGCRFCEPNLRVARFMPLERIEEEIKLNVRAGIDHAWLHSEDIFLYRVEDRKTFYPNVDAVVELFETARKYTGNVNPTHGTVAAALAAPGMIEVISGIVDAGPNHWIGIQVGFETAAPELIGKYMNNKMKPFSPEEWPWVLLNGTYVFNKNYWFPAYTTILGLPGDTDEYEIETARLIITMERELENKLGNGAHFTVTPLAFVPMGLLKDQEFYRIEDMITYGQFLHLYYAWKHLGKEVVRGLPQLLRGNPFLIPFYPLARLGVRAVLRQIEKWGKKRGYEVKPLEPLDLHVDVDEHRWYDQPSLAEAY, translated from the coding sequence ATGAACTTGACGCGGATAGTGTTAACGGCCGACGAGACTCTGACGAGCACATACCACGACGTCCCACTGCTCGACTTTCTGGGCTGTGCTCCCTACGACAAACTCCCCAAATGTGTCTTCAGAGTGATGGACTCCCAGCTCCCTGACAGGGACGGCGTTCTAACGCAGGCCCCCTACGGCCTCAGGAAGGTTGAGGCGGCGCTCCTTCGGGACGGGTTTAAACGGAACGAGGTCGTAGTTGCCCACCCGCGGAAGGTCGAGAAGTTCATAGGAGAAGATACCACCGTAGTGGCGCTCTACGAGATGGACCCCCTTGGTCTCGGTCCAGTGAGCATGATGTTCACCAACGGGGGACAGTGGAAGAACTACACCAGCGTCAAGTTCAGGGAGCTCGTGGAGAGGATAAACGCGGTCAGGGAAAGGAGGGACCTCGATTTCAAGCTCGTCGTCGGGGGCCCGGGCGCGTGGCAGCTGGAGTTCAGGAGGGAAGAGCGCGAGAGGCTCGGAATAGACCACGTTGTCATCGGAGAGGTTGACCACATCGCCGGAGAGCTCTTCCGGGAGATAGAATCTGGAACGGCTGACGAGACCGTGATGGTTAAGGGATGGCCGAGGGTTGAGCAGATTCCAACGATAGTCGCCCCCTCCTATAAGGGGCTCGTTGAGGTCATGCGGGGCTGTGGAAGGGGCTGCCGCTTTTGCGAGCCAAACCTGAGGGTCGCCCGCTTTATGCCGCTTGAGAGAATCGAGGAGGAAATAAAGCTCAACGTCAGGGCAGGGATAGACCACGCATGGCTCCATAGTGAGGATATTTTCCTCTACAGGGTCGAGGACAGGAAAACCTTCTACCCCAACGTCGATGCAGTCGTTGAGCTCTTTGAGACCGCCAGGAAGTACACGGGGAACGTGAACCCCACCCACGGAACGGTGGCGGCTGCGTTGGCTGCACCCGGCATGATAGAGGTTATCTCGGGTATCGTTGACGCCGGCCCAAACCACTGGATTGGAATACAGGTAGGTTTCGAGACCGCGGCGCCGGAGCTCATTGGAAAGTACATGAACAACAAGATGAAGCCGTTCTCGCCGGAGGAGTGGCCGTGGGTTCTGCTCAACGGAACTTACGTATTCAACAAGAACTACTGGTTCCCGGCGTACACCACGATACTCGGCCTGCCCGGCGACACCGACGAGTATGAAATAGAAACCGCCAGGTTAATAATCACGATGGAGAGGGAGCTCGAGAACAAACTCGGCAACGGGGCCCATTTCACTGTTACGCCCCTCGCCTTCGTGCCAATGGGGCTCTTAAAGGACCAGGAATTCTACCGCATCGAGGACATGATAACCTACGGCCAGTTCCTGCACCTCTATTATGCATGGAAGCACCTCGGAAAGGAAGTCGTTAGGGGACTGCCACAGTTGCTCCGCGGAAATCCTTTCCTGATTCCCTTCTACCCCCTTGCACGCCTTGGCGTGAGAGCCGTCCTCAGGCAGATAGAGAAATGGGGTAAGAAGAGGGGCTACGAAGTTAAACCCCTAGAGCCACTCGATTTGCACGTGGATGTGGATGAACACAGATGGTACGACCAGCCAAGCCTCGCCGAGGCCTATTAA